AGACCTCAGATCCTGAGCCCCTGAGCAGCCCCTGCTTTGAGCAGAGCTgagctgggggatgggctaaCTGAGCTCCCCTGTGAGCTCCCAGCTGAGCCGGACCAGGAATGGATGGGATGGGGGCAGGATCATCAGACGAAGAGCTCTGCGTGCTGCTTGCAGGaggctggaagggaagggaaaagaaggatctTTGCCCACAGGGTTCCCCAAGGTTAGAGTCAAGTGCAGGCCCCTGTCTTCTGCCACATCCCCCAGCAGGCCCTTTAGGATCTGCCATGAGAGGGAGCCTGGGAACCTAAGTCACGTGAGCACACGTTTCTTACGCACTTTGGTCCTGAGCCCAGACCATTGGTAATAGGGCCTGGGGCTGACTCCGTGACTTGGTTCAGGAGGGTGGAGGTTCGTAATGGTGgctgggcccagggctggggtcaTGGCTGGGGGAAATGCATGCCCCTGGGCgagggctgggctctggggtggggagtgCTGGTGAAGGGCAGCCCCAGGACAGGGGACCCAGGATTTCCTCAACCATGGAGACAAACACCTGTTCTTTTCTTAGGCTGCCAAGTCCACCAAGAAGCCCTTCAGCCTGGGGACCAGCTCAGCGACTCTGCCTCTGGGCCAGCTGCCTTTGAATGAGCTGTTGTTCATCATTAGACCAGCAGCACTTCCAAGTTTACGAGTCCAGAACCTCAGTCCAGCCACCTGGTGCAGGACAGGGAAGCTCCCATGTCCCTTCTTGCATTTCGTGCCTCTCCCGTTCAGCACTTTGCACTGCCATATTCTATGCCGTTTTCTCCCATTGCTAAGTGATGGAATTCCTGCACTGAAGTGTTAAACACTTGAATGGGGAATCTCTACAAAGAGAACATTTTCCTTCTTGTCCTTTGGTTCTGTAATATCGGGTTCTTCTCTGTAAGAGGACCATGTCCTTGCAGACAGTATCCCCAAAAAGATATTTATGGAAGCTCTAGATCctcagggatttttttcttctgtgtactGTGAAACAGGCTCATTGACAAATTGTGATTGTTGTCTTTAGTAAATTATGTCCAggaatgtatatttaaataaatattatctttattatacaATATACTTAATTTggaattttactattattttttattttttttcaaagatattgtttatttgagagagggaaagagacatatcaagctggggggagggacaaagggagagggaaaagcagactccctactgagcaggaagctgttgtgggactccatccaaggaccttgggatcatgacctcagctgaaggcagacacttaactggctgagccacacaagtgccttcagaatttcttttatatCGCAAGAGAACTCATGGAATTGTGTTCTTCCTCCACTGTACGGGGTAAATAAAAGTGGTGATTCTGTTAGATCTGTTGTGGAGATAGAGAATTGAAGGATCACTCAGAAATCAGCTTTCCAGCAGCCATCTGTCCGTCTCAGACATGATCCTGACAGGCCACATACAAACAAACGTTCTGGAAATGAAGCAGTTGAGAATCTTTCTGAGTGTCCTGGATCCCCCACCACTGTCTCTCTTGTCATCCCTCCCCACCGACTCACCTCCTTCAGAGCACAGTGGGTCTTCACAGCAGAAACAGATCTGCTTCTAACAGTTGATTATTCGTTCATGAGCAAAAGAttggtatccagaatatacaaagagcttCTGCAAATAAATATCTGTAAGTCTGGCTCTCCCAAGATCTGTGCAAATGCTTAGAGCAAGTCACAGACAGTAAATCAGCCTCAAAAATCACTGAATACATCCAAGTTATCAAGATAACACGAAAAACATCGGGCTTGCTTTATACATGCATCAAActgacaagatttttaaaaatgttttatttatttatttgacagagatcacaagtaatcagagaggcaggcagagagagaggaagtaggctccctgctgagcagagagccccattcagggctcaatcccaggaccctgggatcatgaccccagccaaaggcagaggctttaacacattgagccacccagccgccccaaacTGACAAGATTTTAAAGAGAGCTATAGCAAATGGTGGACAGGAAATGGAGTGACAAGAGTTCTCTTCTGCGTTGGTAGGAGTTAAAATGGAATCCTTCATTTGCCGTATAGTGCACCCTAGCCAGACGGTGGTTGGTTGTGTTTATCCTACTGCATGGCAATCCCAGTGTTAATTTGAGGCCGGAAATACATGGGGACCAAAAAGCAATAGAGGTGTACGATTATTTACTGTGGTGCTATGTGTCATAGCAAAAAATTAGCCATAGGATACCTAAATGAGGTACAATGTATACAATGTGTTAGgagttttttgtttctctctagtTAAGACTAAATTATCTGAACTCTTGTCAAAAAATGACACAAAGGTGAGCCAAAACACAGGATGAACAaagctttcaaatatatattgagaACTTCTGGACAACATACTCTTCCAGTGGCCTCCTACATCTGAATCTCTTCACCTACACTTACAGATTAAGCTAATCCACTAACAAGGCAAATAAAACACTCTAACCCTCATCTTCAGCACATccaggaaatggaaatggaaatggaaaatgtcGATCTCTTTGACCGTATTGGACATTCCTGGAACAATACGAAGCAGAGTCTAAGGATGAGGAGGCCCTCAGGTACCATGAGACCTACTAGGAGATGATCCTGTGGTGACCCAGATGAATGTCCTGGTGTGGGGGAAATACATCCTAAAATGTCGGCATCAGGGGACATCACCAAAACTGGGAGGACATCAGTGTGACAGCTGAGataccagccaataggatccagcagtacattagaaggatttttcaccatgaccaggtggttGGTATTCCTGGGCTACAGGGGTGGTTCTACATCCACACACCaaacaatgtgatacactacCTTCTTAAAATAAAGGACAAGATCCATGTGATcctctcaaaagatgcagaaaaagcatttcacaaggtacaacatcctttcctgatgAAAACTCGtcacagtgtaaggatagagggaacatacctcaataccataaaATCCATATATggaaagcccacagtgaatatcattttcaaagtacaaaaactgagagcttttcccctaagctcaggaacaaggcagggatatCCACTCTGACCACTGTTGTTCAACCTAGTCCTAGAAGTCGTAGCCTCAGCAATTGACAACGAAAAGAAATAAGGAGCCATCTGAAttgacaaagaaaaagtcaaactcttactcttcacagatgacatgatactctatatgggcaacccaaaagattccaccccaaaattgATAGCACTCATACCGGAATTCAGCAAactggcaggatataaaatcaaggcatagaaatcagttgtatttctatacactaacaatgagacaaaagaagcagaaatttaaaaaggtgaTCCCGTTTATAGTTGCACATAAAACCCTAAGATATGTAGGAATAAGCCTAGCCAAAGAAGCAAACTACAGAATTATAGAAAACTGTggaacactcatgagagaaattgaggaagacacgaaGAGTTGGAAAGACATtcattccatgctcacagattgcaagaacaaatattgttaagtgtctgtgctacccagagcaatctacacattcagtgcagtCCCTATGACAATACTATCAACGACAGAgctggaacaagtaatcctaaaatttgtatggaaccagaaagactccaaatagacaaagcaatgttggcaaagaaaatcaaaactggtggcatcacattcTGAACTTCAGGCTCTCTTACAAAGCTATAATCCTCAACACAGTATAGtactgcacaaaaacagacacatagataaatggaacagaatagagaggccagaaatggGCCTTCGACTCTATGGTCAACGaatccttgacaaagcaggaaagaatatcctatgggggtggggggaggcagtgtcttcaacaaatggtgttgggaatattggccagccatgtgcagaagaatgaaactggaccattttcttttctttttaagatttaatttatttatttgacagagagagatcacaagcaggcagagaggcaggcagagagaaagggagaagcaggcttcccattaagcagagagaccgatgcagggctcgatcccaggaccctgagatcatgacgtgagcggaaggcagaggcttaaccactgagccagccaggtgccccaaaactggaCATTTTCTAACACCCTACACAAAAACCgcctcaaaattgatgaaagacctaaatgtgaggcaggaatccatcaaaatcctagaggagaacatagataGCAAGCGCTATGAGCTCATGGAAAAtaaacagggctgctggaggggcgAGGGGGAGCAGGATGGCCAAACTAGGTGGTGGACACTGTGGGGGAGGAGGCCACGTGGTGCAGTCAGCACTGTGTGTTTTGTGAGACATGAACCGCTAGCCTCTGCCTTGGAAGCTGGGAATACATTATATATCatttaattgagtttaaatttttaaaaataggaaaaagaaaacaatattagtGATTTCTCCTCAACAGGCAAAGTAGTACTACAATTCACACAGTGTAGGTATATtccttaaatatcttttaaaccatttaaaattattcattaagCTTCTATACTAGAATTGTTAACCCTTAAAAACCTAAATTTCTGGTGGAAATTGAGAAGTAAACGGTAGTTCACTCTTATCCTGGCATTCCTAGCTGATTGGcagattttaaattcttttcacaATTTTTTGAAACACGTGACTTCTCATAGTACATTTTCCAGTTTGACACAGGACATGCTTACCCACAGACCCACGTATCTTGAGTTCCTTTGTAAAAGGAAACGAAAAGTAGATAAATCTATgttccatgaataaataaataaataaataaatgcaggcTAGAACAGTTCATCCAGCTTTTGTTACAGCCCTCACACATGGGGTCACACCTGATTCAGTCAGCTGAGTTTGGTTCCTCCAGGTGCTGTTGTTTACAATGTGGCTATTTAGTTCTCAAAGCCTAGAACTAACAAGAGTGTTTCCAGTGACTGAAGGGGATGGGATACTTTATTATCTATCATACTTACAATAAGTCGAGCATTATGTGGCTGATTTTATGCAATTTGTAGGATAGGGAGATGATCGTGAGTGAAAGTGATGTACTCTTGCTCCAACACTCACTTTGTCTCAGAGCTGAAGTGtggtcactgaaaaaaaaaaaattactcatttttttcctcctctgcaaaccTGAAGGTAGCACTGCTTGGAAATAGGATTCTCTGTAGAATTTACGGGTTGCTAAGGGGTTTCACAGCTGGAGGAATAGCAttcctctccttctactttcAGAGCCTGAGAACGTGTTTTAAAAGTGGCCACAGGCCCAGATGCTTCTCCTACACTTGCAAAGAAAGGGGACATGAAGCTAGGTGCCTTCAAAAAGAAGGGAGAATTGCCTATAAATTATATCTCACCAAACTTGATGCTTACAAAAGATGGGGGTAAAATTCACCTAGTGCCCCCCAAAGAATCCAGTTAACTTGTCACACCCATAGGGCCATGTGGCTCTGTCTAGTGGTTTTCACGCATGAAAACCCTTCCTAGCCCGTCCTCGCCCCGCCCCTTCCCAGAGATGCTGACAGAGGCGGCTGCAGTCGCCCTGGCACGATTCAGTCTGTCGCCGCCTCCCCCTGACAGCGGCGCTCAGCACCTCCGCTCTGCCCCTCAGCTCTGCCGGTGGCTCCCCTTGGGGCTCGGTCCTCGGccgcttcctctgcctctcctgcctccgtCCGCGCGCCTTCCCTCGCCTCTGCCGCAAGCGTAAGAAGGGGAAGTTGGGCGACGGTGAGCAGCTTCTCCGGGACAGAGACCGCGTCCCTCTCGGCGGGAGACAGGCGCCCTCCCGCGCAGCCCGCCCGGCCCAGCAAGCGCGTTCTGCTTCCCACCGGGGTTCCTTCGGAAGCCGCTCCGCGCCTCAcctggcaccccccaccccggctcggGGTCGCGATGGAGCCCACGGCCGCCGCCACGCTCACGGGGCCCTCGGGGCTCCTGTTCCTGCTGTTTCTCCTGCGGCTGCCGCGCGGGATCACGGCGGCGCCGGCCGGGTCGGTCGTGGGCGCGACGCGCGGCGGAGCAGGGACAGGTGAGTCCCGGGATCTTGGGAATCTTGTCGCCGGCTTgggccgcccccccaccccccatccccccccccaagccgccgccgccgccgccgccgccgccgccgccgcccgcgggcTCCTTTCCTGCTCCGCGGAGTCCGCCGCCTGGAATTTGCCGCCTTGTGGAAAAGAGGAAGTTGGGCGACCACGGACTGCCCGGCTCTGGGCGATGGAGCgggggactgggggggggggcaagggggagggggagagcccGCGGCGGGGAGTCCGCTgtcgcccccgcccccgcctgcccccTCGGGGAGCGGGAGCCCAGCCCTGGAGCCCCGCCCTGCGTACTGGACAGGGCGATCGCACAGGGCCTGGACCCCGCACACCCCCGCGACTCTGCCCCTGAAGCAACTTCTCCAGGagtccccacccccgcccctcccatgCTCCCCCTGGATATATTTTGTGGACCTTTTTGGGTTTTCCTGTTtggggagtttttgtttgttttgcttctattttataTCATTCTGACTTGTGCATTTCTCTGAGCCTTGTGATCCCTTCCTCTAGTCTCTGCTCAGAAAATTCTTCATAATCTAGTCCGTGCAACAGGGGACAGGCCTTTCTTCACTTTACCTGGACTCATCCTTAGATCTCATTAGGGCCATCTGCTGGGCCCTATGGAATCCTGTGACCCATGGTCTTGAACTCTCCCTTCTCTGACTTTGGATGCTATCCTCACTGCCCCTACCCTGCCCCAGCTCCTCAGgagcagccccctccctgcccctcatcTTCCTACAGGACACTGGCCTGTGTCCTGACAGTCCTGTGACATGCAGGCCTCCTCTGCTATGGCCAGGCTGGCCTGTGCCTGCACTGGGTAGAGTGACTGATGCAGCTTGTGGCCTGCTAGGCGCGGATTCCCATCTGGGGATATGTGGCTTCCTGCCAGGCAGAGGTATCCTGATCCTATCCCCAAAGTGGAAGGGCACCAGCCTCTACACTAGGGTGAGCCTCTGTGAGGGGACAGTCCTTGCTCTGTCTTGCACACATTCTATTGCTGTCACCTGGATGGCAGCGGGGTGCCTGCTGCTCTTTTTCTTCCAGCACCAAGTTCCACCTGTGTTTTTCCTTCCCAGATGCTCTCTCGCTTTCCTACAATTTCTCCATCACACCTCAGGCCACGTCTGGACATCCATGGTGTGAGATTCAAGGCCAGGTCAATGGAAACAAGTTTCTTTATTATGACTGTGGAAGCAAGCGGGTCATATCCGTTGGTCCTTGGGGGATGAAGCTGAAGGACACAGCATTTTGGGACACACAGATGGAACCTCTGGAGGACCTGGGGAAAGAGTTCAGAAAGAAACTGCTGGACATCAAAGCAGAGATTTTCACTAAGAACAGTAAGTACGAAGgcccagggcagaaggagaacaCTTTCGCAGGGCTGGGGAGCTATGGTGTTCATGTAAAACTTCGAAGTGGGTCCCAGCAGCCAGGGCAGACAGGGAGGCCAGAGCAGGAGGGTGAAGGGGAGCTGAGAAGTGTGCAAAGTGGGTGGGGCAAAGGATTGGTCAGGTCCAGAAGCTGACCTGTTTcccctggtgggggtgggggcagattcTCTCACCCTTCCAGTCAGCCTGATGTGTAAGCGTGGGGCCAACGGACACACCACAGGATCTTGGCAGATTGTCTTCACTGAACAGTTAACCTATCAGTTTGACTTGGAGAACAGAAAGTGGATAGAGAGTTCTCCTGGAGGCCAACAGGTTAAGGACATGTTGGACGGTGACAGAGAGTTGACTGAGCTCCTCATGAAGATCGCAAACGGAGACTGTAAGAGATGGCTCCAGAAACTGCGGGAGCACAGCAATGAGATGCAGGAGACCATAGGTAACTAGAACACTGGTTGGAGTACTGGTTCTCTTGAAAAGATTGGCTGACCCCACCAtagtgtgtgtatgagtgtgtgtgtgtgtgtgtgtgtgtgtgtgtgtgtgtaatgatgCATACATGATGAGTTGTGCTTGGGAGTACAAGGACCACTAGTGTGTCCTAGTGtccttcctttccctgctcaCCTCCTGGCATCTCTCCCTACTGCACATaccttcagttttctctctgtGGATTTCTTCCTGGCCCCAACCTGCAGGCCTCATTCTGTTTCCAGAGATTTACTTCTTACTGTTCCCTTTTCTGAGCctcattgttgttttttgtgtccCCTGGTCTCTTTCTCGAAATCCTTCAGTGCCAGGTGAAATGTCAGCTCCTGACAAGATGTTTCTGTCACCATCCATACGTGTCCCCTCCTCTTCTGTCACAGCACGAGTGACTGTCTATACGGAAAGCCTTGCTTCCCCCATTAGCTATATGACATGCATGAATCTTCCATCCCCAGGACCAGTCACAGCGGCTGCCACAAACACGGCAGAAGGAGGACATCTGGGCTGTAGGATTACGTGGGGAAGCAGCAGCTAAAGACTCATGCCCCCGGTTTGGGGCCCCTGATCAGGGCTCTCACTACTCTGTTTTCATTTCAGGAGCACCGGCCACAACCCTGCATGTACCTCTGGTCAAAGGCGCCGCCATCAGGCCGATCACTTCTGTCCTCCTTGTGGTCCTCACGCACTCAATCCTCCTTGTTGTCCAAGGCATAATCCTTTGAATGACAGGTACTGTGGGCAGAACTGAGTCAGAAGTGAGAGGCAGATGGCCTGGGGTGAGCACAGAGAAAGGCGAATGGCCAGCCCTTGTCCTATTACTTGAACCTTCTCACCTGAACACGAGACCAGATGCGTTGGACTGTATTAGATTCTCCCAAGAAGGAGACTCACCAGGAGCTGTTGATGTAGAAGTTGAGGTAGATAATTATTACAAGGGATTGGCTCACGACTGGGGGGTCTGTGAGCTGGAGAAACAGGGAAGCTGGTGGTGGGCTTCCAGTGCAAACCCAAAGGCCCGAGAATCAGGGTATCTGTGGTGTAAGTCTAGGTCCTGGCCAGAAGACCCATACACCAGGAGTGCTAATGACCAACgctgagggcaggagaaggaTGGCCCAGCCAAACTGAGAGCAAAGTCACCTTTCCTCCGCCGTTTGTTCCATTCAGGCCCTCATGGATTCGATGAGGACAGTCtcctttactcagtctactgattcaaatgctcaTGTCTTCCAGAAACACTCTCTAGATAGACCCAGAAAGAATGTTTTCCCAGCTATTGGGAGGCATCTCTTGGCCCATCAAGTTGACGCATAAAAGGAGGCAAGACCAAGTTCTCACATGCTTGATAGCTGTTACCAGGGCAAACTTATCCTTGAGCTCTGATAGTGCCTCGCTAAGGCTGGTGGGAAAGCACAGGGCTCCCCTGCTCCTGACCCCAAAGTTTGCATCCTGTTTTTGCTAAGGGATTGAGCAAAATCAGGCCTGGCTCAGAACAACTTTTCACCTGGGAAGGGCCCGAGTGAAGGGTGGTGTGCAAACAGTAGGAGCACCGGGCAAAGACAACACTCTGGCTTGGGGGAGAGCAGCAGGTGGCTGCACATGATGTGTCCTAGGGATGGGGGACCTCTCCATGCTGCGTCCAGGAGAGGGGTCCATGTCTGAACCAAAGAAGAGGGGTGGGAAGGCCGTTGTCCATCCAACCAAAGGCTGGCTTGCAGGGCTCTGCTCCCATGCTACTCTGCTTGGGTGGTGGCAGCTAAACAGAGGGCCCATGGGAGAGACTCTCCAGGATGAGATTCGAAGGCCAGAGCTCCAGGGTCCCCTGGGATACCTGGCTCAGCCCTGGTGCTCTCAGAACCTGGCAGCTAGCCTcctgcagagcccagagccccagccaGCTGAACTGCCCCTGCCTTGAGCAGAGATGCCTCAGAGTGGCTCAGGAGAGGCCATTGAGCTGCTGTTAGAATGGGATGCTGTCACCTGATCGGACCAGGAAAGGGTGTGGCAGGGCAAGGACGGTCACACTCAGACCTTGTGTTCAGCTACCAAGGGGAGGAGAGGCTGAAGACAAGGGAAGATGGTTCTTTGCCTACAATCTTCCCCAAGGCTACAGGAACCAGGATTCAGGTCCCTCTCTGGGGAGGGCTCCCAGCCACTCTCTTGGGCTTTCTCACCTGGCCAGAGGGGGGCCAGGATCTATGTCATGGGAACAGATGAATCATTGGTGGCTTTTGTCTTGAGCCTAGGTGTTGAGTAGTAGGGCCTGAATCTGACTGTTTTGTGGTAATGAGGGAAGGGTTTGGTCAGGCTGCTGGACCCCGGGTTTGGGTGTCCCAGGGTTGGAGGTGGGGGTAGTGTAGGGTGTTACTTGACTTTCGGTGTGAGCTGGGCTTTAAGCCAGGCAGtaactggggagggagaagcccaAGAAAACTGACCCAAGATTTTCTCAGCTACAGGAACaagctcctcttcctcttttagAGGCTGAAGTTGCTACAGAAGGCCTGAGGATCTCTCTCCTGCACTCGCTCTCCCTTCTGATGAGTTGCTTCTACCTGCTGTCCGTGTCCACCGATGGGACCTTCGATCTCTGTGGCGAAGACAGAATCCTCCAGTCCTCCAGGAGATCGTGATTATGGTGGAATATTtccctgcctttgttctccatCTTGATGATCCACCTCTGCATTTTTTCGTAACATGGATGCTCTGGTGCTAACTGTTGGGATTCCTGTACTTGGCCTTCTAACTGCCTGAACAAGAATTCTGAACAAAGAGAATATTTCCCAAGTTCTCCTTCAGTGTTGGAAATCAGACACTCGTCAATATCATGAGCTGCTCATTGCTAAAAGAATACTCTGTGAAAGTGGAGAATCTCAGGGCTTCTTTCTTCTGACACTCAGATCTGTTGAGTAGGACAAGATTGTATTTATGATAGTTTCCTTTAGAAATTTATCCTTTAAAtaggtatttaaataaaatattaaaggttACATTATTTCAGAAGTTTACATTATGATGCAGTGGATAGAAATGGCATTCAATCTCTCTGAAACCACCTCTCAAATAGTCATCTGTCAGTATCAGACATGATCCTGACACTCTGGATGCAGAAGAAATTCTGGAAATGAAGCAATGAGATTAGAATTTCCCCAGACCAGACATCTCCAGTAGTGACTCTCTTTTGATTCCTCCCCTCTGACTCACCTCCTTCAAGGAACAGTGAGTCTTCAAGAAGGAAACAGATCTGCTTCTAAAcgttgagatgcccttcaacagatgaatggataatgaagatgtggtccatatacataagggaatattactcagccatcagaaaggatgaatacccaacttttgcatcaacctggacaggactggaggaaattaagctgagtgaaataagtaaagcagagaaagtcaattataatatggtttcacttacttgtggatcatAAGGTATACactggagaacattaggagaaagaaaggaaaaatgaagggggcgggaatcggagggggagatgaaccatgagagactgtggactctgacaaacagagttttagagggggagggtgggagggatgggtgcGCCAGAACTATTAACTAAGTTGCGCCAGAACTATTTCCTAAAACACACCATCTTTTATTACGACAAATCTTTAATGTCACGTtgcttaaaattttcattaaactTTTACTTATCAAATTTAGCCTAAAATTGGAAGCCAATTCTTATCACATTTACATAATTCAGGTCAATTAGTGGCTTAATAAATAGGTTATCTTGTTTACTGATTGGTatgataaaaatctcattttttttattggaagccattattggggcacctgggtggctcagtccagtaagtatctgccttctgcagAGGCAAGGCTCCCCTggtggcctctgcctgcctcgtTCTCAGTGCTCAGGgtccaaccccaccccacccccgtcaTACCCCGCATCACCCCTACcctatcattctctctctccttctctctcaaataaaaaatatggaacaGTCATTGAGTTTCTCTGAGTTGCTAGGTCCAGTAACACTGGTGTAAAAGCCATGTGCTCCTGGGATGGGGCAAAGCCCAGGACCACCCACAGGCAGCAGCACCCTCAGCTCTCCCTCGAGGAGGCAGAACACACAGCTCTCCTTGGGTGGTGGCAGCTAAGACAGAGGGCCCCTGGGAGAGACTCTCCAGGATGAGATTTGAAGGCCAGAGCTCCAGGGTCCCCTGGGACACGTGGCTCAGCCCTGGTGCTCTCAGAACCTGGCAGCTAGCCTCCTGCAAAGCCCAGAGCCCCAGTCAGCTGAACTGCCCCTGCCTTGAGCAGAGGTGCCTAAGAGTGGCTCAGGAGGGGGCATTGAGCTGCTTTTGGAATGGGATGCTGTCACCTGATTGGACCAGGAAAGGGTGTGGCAGGGCAAGGATGGTCACATTCAGACCTTGTGTTTAGCTACCAAGGTGAGGAGAGGCTGAAGACAAGGGAAGATGGATTTGTGTCTAACA
The sequence above is drawn from the Mustela nigripes isolate SB6536 chromosome 5, MUSNIG.SB6536, whole genome shotgun sequence genome and encodes:
- the LOC132018390 gene encoding UL16-binding protein 3-like, whose amino-acid sequence is MEPTAAATLTGPSGLLFLLFLLRLPRGITAAPAGSVVGATRGGAGTDALSLSYNFSITPQATSGHPWCEIQGQVNGNKFLYYDCGSKRVISVGPWGMKLKDTAFWDTQMEPLEDLGKEFRKKLLDIKAEIFTKNNSLTLPVSLMCKRGANGHTTGSWQIVFTEQLTYQFDLENRKWIESSPGGQQVKDMLDGDRELTELLMKIANGDCKRWLQKLREHSNEMQETIGAPATTLHVPLVKGAAIRPITSVLLVVLTHSILLVVQGIIL